In Nocardioides sp. zg-1228, a single window of DNA contains:
- the lexA gene encoding transcriptional repressor LexA, whose product MAKQDDKNVIEMPDGPPDATGLTPRQQRVLATIKDSIETKGYPPSMREIGQAVGLTSSSSVAHQLRVLEGKGFLKRDPNRPRALEVFLPEVMAARRSMSSGEETSIDETGIGDAMPTAINIPVVGRIAAGGPILAEEQVTDVFPLPKQLVGDGTLFLLEVSGDSMVDAAICNGDYVVIRQEQTATNGQIVAALIDGEATVKTFQRKDGHVWLLPHNDAYDPIPGDDATILGVVTAVLRSL is encoded by the coding sequence ATGGCCAAGCAGGACGACAAGAACGTCATCGAGATGCCCGACGGACCCCCGGACGCCACCGGCCTGACCCCGCGCCAGCAGCGGGTGCTCGCCACGATCAAGGACTCCATCGAGACCAAGGGCTACCCGCCGTCGATGCGCGAGATCGGCCAGGCCGTCGGCCTCACGTCGTCCTCGAGCGTCGCCCACCAGCTGCGCGTGCTCGAGGGCAAGGGCTTCCTCAAGCGCGACCCCAACCGTCCCCGCGCCCTCGAGGTGTTCCTCCCCGAGGTGATGGCCGCCCGTCGCAGCATGTCGAGCGGCGAGGAGACCTCGATCGACGAGACCGGCATCGGCGACGCGATGCCGACGGCGATCAACATCCCGGTCGTCGGCCGCATCGCCGCCGGTGGCCCGATCCTCGCCGAGGAGCAGGTCACCGACGTCTTCCCGCTGCCCAAGCAGCTCGTCGGCGACGGCACCCTCTTCCTCCTCGAGGTCTCCGGCGACTCGATGGTCGACGCGGCGATCTGCAACGGCGACTACGTCGTGATCCGCCAGGAGCAGACCGCCACCAACGGCCAGATCGTCGCCGCGCTGATCGACGGCGAGGCGACCGTCAAGACGTTCCAGCGCAAGGACGGCCACGTGTGGCTGCTCCCCCACAACGACGCCTACGACCCGATCCCCGGCGACGACGCGACGATCCTCGGCGTGGTGACGGCGGTCCTGCGCAGCCTCTGA
- a CDS encoding LysR family transcriptional regulator, producing MALTAWRTFVAVCEAGSFTAAAEELGYTQSAISRQVASLEHDLGEALLERLPRGVRPTAAGQALLPHARLLVGEAARARDAVRRARAGDAVPLTLGAVPSASVDLVPRTLRSLPAEGPRVALRSDGSARLHERVRTGDVDVAVVTDYPPGLPTDPEVRRTRLLEDEMCVVLAAGHALAAGRRRVRLTSFADEIWAEDHPGSGSLLERAAGRVGFEPRVELVAGDLLGKVALVAAGLAVALVPAMLVPGLPAGVAVRRLVAPPTRTVYALSRERRPRPGVQELTAALVAAASGSAR from the coding sequence ATGGCGTTGACGGCGTGGCGGACCTTCGTGGCGGTGTGCGAGGCCGGCTCCTTCACGGCCGCGGCCGAGGAGCTCGGCTACACCCAGTCGGCGATCTCGCGCCAGGTGGCGAGCCTGGAGCACGACCTCGGCGAGGCCCTGCTCGAGCGCCTGCCGCGCGGGGTCCGGCCGACGGCCGCAGGGCAAGCGCTGCTGCCGCACGCGCGCCTGCTGGTGGGTGAGGCGGCCCGGGCGAGGGACGCCGTACGTCGCGCCCGCGCTGGCGACGCGGTGCCGCTCACCCTCGGCGCCGTGCCCTCCGCCTCCGTGGACCTCGTGCCCCGCACGCTGCGGTCGCTCCCGGCCGAGGGTCCGCGGGTGGCGCTGCGCTCGGACGGCTCGGCCCGGCTGCACGAGCGGGTGCGCACGGGCGACGTGGACGTCGCGGTGGTCACCGACTATCCACCCGGCCTGCCCACGGACCCCGAGGTGCGACGTACGAGACTGCTCGAGGACGAGATGTGCGTCGTCCTGGCCGCGGGGCACGCCCTGGCCGCCGGCCGCCGGCGCGTGCGGCTCACGTCGTTCGCCGACGAGATCTGGGCCGAGGACCACCCCGGCTCGGGCAGCCTGCTCGAGCGGGCCGCGGGCCGGGTCGGGTTCGAGCCCAGGGTCGAGCTGGTGGCGGGCGACCTGCTCGGCAAGGTGGCACTCGTCGCGGCCGGGCTCGCCGTCGCCCTCGTGCCGGCGATGCTGGTGCCGGGCCTGCCGGCGGGCGTCGCCGTACGCCGTCTGGTCGCGCCACCGACCCGCACCGTCTACGCGCTGAGCCGCGAGCGTCGTCCGCGGCCCGGCGTGCAGGAGCTGACGGCGGCGCTGGTCGCCGCCGCGTCCGGCTCCGCGCGGTAG
- a CDS encoding NAD(P)-binding domain-containing protein, which yields MNEHVVVLGLGRMGRAMAETLASAGARVASWSRGGGGTAGTAPEALARPGPVVLAVYDGPACRAVLAQVAEHLAGRLVVVTSTVGVDEADALASIVSSAGGRYVHAPVVGSVPAVRARTLRLLAGGPAADVEEAVKALTPVLGGVSRFATPREAAAAKLVANASLAAALLSVRDCLAGAAALGLPLTAALDVLALGRLGDTVGSLRPRLERPDQTAHFTVDALVKDLGLLAAAGGPSAPLDRLSRLVTTGRLTGADDVSAVALSASTRTATS from the coding sequence ATGAACGAACACGTGGTGGTGCTGGGGCTCGGGCGGATGGGCCGGGCGATGGCAGAGACCCTTGCGTCCGCGGGCGCACGGGTCGCGTCGTGGAGCAGAGGCGGCGGCGGGACGGCCGGCACGGCCCCGGAGGCGTTGGCGCGCCCGGGGCCGGTCGTGCTCGCCGTCTACGACGGGCCTGCCTGTCGCGCGGTGCTCGCCCAGGTCGCCGAGCACCTCGCCGGGCGACTGGTCGTCGTCACGAGCACGGTCGGAGTCGACGAGGCCGACGCGCTGGCGTCGATCGTGTCCTCGGCGGGCGGCCGATACGTCCACGCGCCCGTCGTCGGCTCCGTGCCGGCGGTCCGGGCCCGCACCCTGCGCCTCCTGGCGGGCGGACCGGCTGCCGACGTCGAGGAAGCGGTCAAGGCACTGACACCGGTGCTGGGCGGCGTGAGCCGGTTCGCCACCCCGCGCGAGGCCGCGGCCGCCAAGCTGGTCGCCAACGCGTCGCTGGCCGCCGCGCTGCTCTCCGTGCGCGACTGCCTGGCCGGCGCAGCGGCGCTGGGGCTCCCGCTCACCGCGGCGCTCGACGTGCTGGCCCTCGGGCGGCTCGGCGACACCGTGGGATCGCTCCGCCCTCGCCTCGAGCGCCCCGACCAGACCGCGCACTTCACCGTCGACGCGCTCGTCAAGGACCTCGGGCTCCTCGCAGCTGCGGGAGGACCCTCGGCCCCGCTCGACCGGCTCTCCCGCCTCGTCACGACGGGTCGGTTGACCGGAGCCGACGACGTGTCGGCCGTGGCGCTGTCCGCCTCCACCCGGACGGCCACGTCGTGA
- a CDS encoding nuclear transport factor 2 family protein — protein sequence MTGIDDVRAPLHAYARGHATGDPSWFRTAFLPTAHVEGLREGTFTSWSMDDYCALFDGTPAPDEADRSRTVDQVCVEGTVATATMTLRHGESVFTDMFVLVRVDGVWRIANKVYHRHAS from the coding sequence GTGACCGGCATCGACGACGTGCGGGCGCCGCTACACGCCTATGCCCGCGGGCACGCTACGGGGGACCCGTCGTGGTTCCGCACCGCGTTCCTCCCCACCGCGCACGTCGAAGGGCTGCGTGAGGGCACCTTCACCTCCTGGTCGATGGACGACTACTGCGCGTTGTTCGACGGCACGCCGGCGCCCGACGAGGCGGACCGGAGCAGGACCGTCGACCAGGTGTGCGTCGAAGGGACCGTCGCCACGGCGACCATGACGCTGCGCCACGGGGAGTCCGTCTTCACCGACATGTTCGTCCTGGTGCGGGTCGACGGCGTCTGGCGGATCGCCAACAAGGTCTACCACCGGCACGCGTCCTGA
- a CDS encoding FAD-dependent oxidoreductase, protein MSHLEQSYDYVIVGAGVAAASAVKGIRTRDQGGRVAVIGSEPDKPVYRPVLSKDLWLKDDETLEGASLAGDLDDDDAVDLTTDTTVTEIDPGAHVVRLADGSTVGYGKLLLATGAEPRQLPVDPGPRVVYYRTAADYQRLRTIATEGSHVVVVGGGYIGSEITSALVQNGVEVTLVLDREDVQEQMFPTALAATVTKALADRGVRLVHGSVERGTEHDGGVRIRLADGTDVAADAAVIGVGVLPRTGLAESAGLEVEDGVVVDEHLRTSDPDVYAAGDVASYPDALLGRRRVEHVDQAEKSGEHAGRAMAGADEAYGYTPFFWSDILDFGYEAVGETSSDLDLVEDWKDGEIGTGVVYYLRSGLVRGVLLWNVWDSVDRAREVIAETAKQPVADPESLRGRIPLG, encoded by the coding sequence ATGAGCCACCTCGAGCAGTCCTATGACTACGTCATCGTCGGCGCGGGGGTCGCTGCGGCGAGCGCCGTGAAGGGCATCCGCACGCGTGACCAGGGCGGCCGCGTCGCCGTCATCGGCTCCGAGCCGGACAAGCCGGTCTACCGGCCCGTGCTCTCGAAGGACCTCTGGCTCAAGGACGACGAGACGCTCGAGGGGGCGTCGCTGGCCGGCGACCTCGACGACGACGACGCGGTCGACCTGACCACCGACACGACCGTGACGGAGATCGACCCCGGCGCCCATGTCGTACGCCTCGCCGACGGGAGCACCGTCGGCTACGGCAAGCTGCTGCTGGCCACCGGTGCCGAGCCCCGCCAGCTCCCCGTCGACCCGGGCCCGCGGGTCGTCTACTACCGCACCGCCGCCGACTACCAGCGGCTGCGGACGATCGCGACCGAGGGCAGCCACGTCGTCGTCGTCGGTGGCGGCTACATCGGCTCGGAGATCACCTCCGCCCTGGTGCAGAACGGCGTCGAGGTGACGCTCGTGCTCGACCGCGAGGACGTGCAGGAGCAGATGTTCCCGACCGCGCTGGCGGCCACGGTGACCAAGGCGCTCGCCGACCGCGGCGTGCGGCTCGTGCACGGCTCGGTCGAGCGCGGCACCGAGCACGACGGCGGCGTCCGCATCCGCCTCGCCGACGGCACCGACGTCGCGGCCGACGCGGCCGTCATCGGAGTCGGGGTGCTGCCGCGCACCGGCCTCGCCGAGTCCGCCGGCCTCGAGGTCGAGGACGGCGTCGTGGTCGACGAGCACCTGCGCACGAGCGACCCCGACGTCTACGCCGCCGGCGACGTGGCGTCCTACCCCGACGCGCTGCTGGGGCGCCGACGCGTCGAGCACGTCGACCAGGCCGAGAAGTCCGGCGAGCACGCCGGCAGGGCGATGGCGGGCGCCGACGAGGCGTACGGCTACACGCCCTTCTTCTGGTCCGACATCCTGGACTTCGGCTACGAGGCCGTCGGCGAGACCAGCAGCGACCTCGACCTGGTGGAGGACTGGAAGGACGGCGAGATCGGCACCGGCGTCGTCTACTACCTCCGGTCCGGGCTGGTGCGCGGCGTGCTGCTGTGGAACGTCTGGGACAGCGTCGACCGGGCCCGCGAGGTGATCGCCGAGACGGCGAAGCAGCCGGTGGCCGACCCGGAGTCGCTGCGCGGGCGCATCCCGCTCGGCTGA
- a CDS encoding sulfotransferase family 2 domain-containing protein yields MSSSGPHPPPPGLFRTRAGNRRRLTPEAQEEVERLAGAAEASAWLSPLAYNLTISHSHRFVWYRVAKVATRTIRHHCETHGVSMDVDHAMRVRYPLASFADYFTFAFVRDPLDRFVSAWQDKVVDHNYYGFDPATLARMQAIEEFARWTAGHDLAAVPGTDQHLTLQSRMIDLNRVDFVGRLETFDRDFAEVCERIGAPAVPTAPKNQTAPGGRDRRVSPELGELVGRMYARDYQVFGYEPPA; encoded by the coding sequence ATGTCATCCTCCGGCCCCCACCCTCCCCCTCCGGGGCTCTTCCGCACCCGCGCGGGGAACCGGCGGCGGTTGACGCCGGAGGCGCAGGAGGAGGTCGAGCGGCTGGCGGGCGCGGCCGAGGCGTCCGCGTGGCTCAGCCCGCTCGCGTACAACCTCACCATCAGCCACAGCCACCGGTTCGTCTGGTATCGCGTGGCCAAGGTCGCCACCCGCACGATCCGCCACCACTGCGAGACCCACGGCGTGAGCATGGACGTCGACCACGCGATGCGGGTGCGCTATCCCCTGGCCAGCTTCGCCGACTACTTCACCTTCGCCTTCGTGCGTGACCCGCTCGACCGCTTCGTCTCGGCGTGGCAGGACAAGGTCGTCGACCACAACTACTACGGCTTCGACCCGGCCACCCTCGCGCGGATGCAGGCGATCGAGGAGTTCGCCCGCTGGACCGCGGGCCACGACCTGGCGGCCGTCCCGGGCACCGACCAGCACCTGACGCTGCAGAGCCGGATGATCGACCTCAACCGGGTCGACTTCGTCGGCCGGCTCGAGACGTTCGACCGCGACTTCGCCGAGGTGTGCGAGCGCATCGGCGCCCCGGCGGTGCCGACCGCGCCGAAGAACCAGACGGCGCCGGGTGGCCGCGACCGGCGGGTGTCGCCCGAGCTGGGCGAGCTGGTCGGGCGGATGTACGCCCGCGACTACCAGGTGTTCGGCTACGAGCCGCCGGCCTGA
- a CDS encoding ATP-dependent DNA helicase, translating to MPETATAPAPVSEVLSTAVAALGGQQRDGQVQMATEVAEAMEEGRHLLVQAGTGTGKSLGYLVPAMLHDKRVVVATATLALQHQLVERDLPRLVEAVKDVPGLDTSYAVLKGRSNYACLHRIRAGVPDDQGTLVDVPTGSLAEKVLELRAWAEEESEQGGSGERDNAPRHTDREWRQVSVNHRECLGASKCPFGAECFAELAREKAHRSHLIVTNHSLLAIDAIEDVPMIPDYDTVVIDEAHELTARVTQAATDELAVPDIERAARRASRWTDSADGDPGGDLEDAAQQLAEAFEATPPGRIDQMSTQLSDALVLVRDAARACLSAFPRESGGEGEGDAGRTQAKGMVQEVFVNAERMAAGSQADVLWLGEARDRFPARLHVAPLQVWGPMRDKLLSDKTVVFTSATLMLGGEFGAVATSLGLKPTERVDSQVAPADPDTALPWKGIDVGSPFDYGQQSILYVARHLPQPGRDGLGPAQLDEICELVDALDGRTLGLFSSRRAAETAAEAVRARLPHLTTLAQGDAQLPELAKQFVDDPHTILFGTLSLWQGLDVPGDTCQLVIIDRIPFPRPDDPLMSARQRAADQAGGNGFMQVAATHAALLLAQGAGRLIRTTSDRGVVAVLDPRLETARYGRFLKASLPPMWSTTDPALVRQALKRLGQS from the coding sequence GTGCCTGAGACCGCCACCGCCCCCGCGCCCGTCAGCGAGGTGCTGAGCACCGCGGTCGCCGCGCTCGGCGGCCAGCAGCGCGACGGGCAGGTGCAGATGGCCACCGAGGTCGCCGAGGCGATGGAGGAGGGCCGCCACCTGCTCGTGCAGGCCGGCACCGGCACCGGCAAGTCGCTGGGCTACCTCGTCCCGGCGATGCTCCACGACAAGCGCGTCGTGGTGGCCACCGCGACCCTCGCCCTCCAGCACCAGCTCGTCGAGCGCGACCTGCCCCGCCTGGTCGAGGCGGTCAAGGACGTGCCCGGGCTCGACACGTCCTACGCGGTGCTCAAGGGGCGCTCCAACTACGCCTGCCTCCACCGCATCCGCGCCGGCGTCCCCGACGACCAGGGCACGCTCGTCGACGTGCCCACCGGCTCGCTGGCCGAGAAGGTGCTCGAGCTGCGCGCGTGGGCGGAGGAGGAGTCGGAGCAGGGCGGCAGCGGCGAGCGCGACAACGCTCCGCGGCACACCGACCGCGAGTGGCGCCAGGTCTCGGTCAACCACCGCGAGTGCCTCGGCGCCAGCAAGTGCCCGTTCGGCGCGGAGTGCTTCGCCGAGCTCGCCCGCGAGAAGGCGCACCGCAGCCACCTGATCGTCACCAACCACTCCCTCCTCGCGATCGATGCGATCGAGGACGTGCCGATGATCCCCGACTACGACACCGTCGTCATCGACGAGGCCCACGAGCTCACCGCGCGGGTGACTCAGGCGGCCACCGACGAGCTCGCGGTGCCCGACATCGAGCGCGCCGCCCGCCGCGCCAGCCGGTGGACCGACTCCGCCGACGGCGACCCGGGCGGCGACCTCGAGGACGCCGCGCAGCAGCTCGCCGAGGCCTTCGAGGCGACGCCCCCCGGCCGCATCGACCAGATGTCGACCCAGCTCTCCGACGCACTGGTGCTCGTCCGCGACGCTGCCCGCGCCTGCCTGTCGGCGTTCCCGCGCGAGTCCGGCGGCGAGGGCGAGGGCGACGCCGGCCGCACCCAGGCCAAGGGCATGGTGCAGGAGGTCTTCGTCAACGCCGAGCGGATGGCCGCCGGCTCGCAGGCCGACGTGCTGTGGCTCGGCGAGGCGCGCGACCGCTTCCCGGCCCGGCTCCACGTCGCCCCGCTCCAGGTCTGGGGCCCGATGCGCGACAAGCTGCTGAGCGACAAGACGGTCGTCTTCACCAGCGCGACCCTGATGCTGGGCGGCGAGTTCGGCGCTGTCGCCACCTCGCTCGGCCTCAAGCCCACCGAGCGCGTCGACTCGCAGGTCGCCCCCGCCGACCCCGACACGGCGCTGCCGTGGAAGGGCATCGACGTCGGGTCGCCCTTCGACTACGGCCAGCAGTCCATCCTCTACGTCGCCCGCCACCTGCCCCAGCCCGGACGCGACGGGCTCGGGCCTGCGCAGCTCGACGAGATCTGCGAGCTCGTCGACGCCCTCGACGGCCGCACGCTCGGCCTGTTCTCCTCCCGTCGTGCCGCCGAGACCGCCGCCGAGGCCGTGCGCGCGCGGCTGCCCCACCTCACGACGCTCGCCCAGGGCGACGCCCAGCTGCCCGAGCTCGCCAAGCAGTTCGTCGACGACCCCCACACGATCCTGTTCGGCACGCTGTCGCTGTGGCAGGGCCTCGACGTGCCGGGCGACACCTGCCAGCTGGTGATCATCGACCGCATCCCCTTCCCGCGCCCCGACGACCCGCTCATGTCGGCGCGCCAGCGGGCCGCCGACCAGGCCGGGGGCAACGGCTTCATGCAGGTCGCCGCCACCCACGCCGCGCTGCTCCTCGCGCAGGGCGCCGGGCGGTTGATCCGCACCACGTCCGACCGCGGGGTGGTCGCCGTGCTCGACCCGCGCCTGGAGACCGCGCGCTACGGCCGGTTCCTCAAGGCCTCCCTGCCGCCGATGTGGTCGACCACCGATCCCGCGCTCGTGCGGCAGGCGCTCAAGCGGCTCGGGCAGTCCTAG
- the secD gene encoding protein translocase subunit SecD, with protein MSRGVWIRFILVLGLLAGCAALAINVKPNLGLDLRGGAQFVFEAEGTEQTPANAENVDKTLQVLRGRVDALGVAESTLVRQGDNRILVELPGVTNDEEAQEAEERIGTTAKLTIHEVIATAQPDAKPSKKKNLVLPSDQGDTLEVGPTVIQGEEISGASAVQRDQSVEWVVAIDFNGPGGRTWADITGKAACNPAGDPKRRIAIVLDGEIISSPEVNTDVGCDVGIRGGSTDITGNFTSTEAKDLAALIEGGALPLELKAISDRLVGPSLGAAAIDASIEAGIIGIALTGLFIIFVYRLVGFAATLALASYALLAYAMLVGLGSTLTLPGLAGFVLAIGMAIDANVLVFERAREEYQAYPSAGLRRALQVGFNKAWSAIIDSNITTLLAAGLLFFLGSGPIKGFGVTLSIGVIASMVSALIIARVLCDVAVSNKAVGRHPAVSGLGSVGKVREWLDRKNPQLMKRRNTWLGISAAALVLAVTGIVTQGLNLGVEFTGGRQLDYSVSKDLTVDQAREAVAEAGFPEAVVQSADTADFTVRTGAISNAEEQRIEAELAKVGGTVDKVDDQQIGASLGEQLRNNALIAFGVAFLAQLLYLAIRFKWTFGVAAVLAMAHDVILVVGLFAWLQKPIDGIFLAAAMTIVGLSVNDTVVVFDRIRERWWGSKPDDKFIDISNKAAVETIPRTVNTGLGSMFILAALVFLGGDSLQDFAIALLVGLVVGTFSSVVVATPLLTYFNEKWPMSRVKKEKVERAREDSGAVV; from the coding sequence ATGTCACGAGGTGTCTGGATCCGCTTCATCCTGGTGCTCGGCCTCCTGGCCGGGTGCGCGGCGCTCGCCATCAACGTCAAGCCCAACCTGGGTCTCGACCTCCGGGGCGGCGCGCAGTTCGTCTTCGAGGCGGAGGGCACCGAGCAGACCCCCGCCAACGCCGAGAACGTCGACAAGACGCTGCAGGTCCTCCGCGGGCGCGTCGACGCCCTCGGTGTCGCCGAGTCCACCCTCGTGCGCCAGGGCGACAACCGCATCCTCGTCGAGCTGCCGGGCGTCACCAACGACGAGGAGGCCCAGGAGGCCGAGGAGCGCATCGGCACCACGGCCAAGCTGACGATCCACGAGGTCATCGCGACCGCGCAGCCCGACGCCAAGCCCAGCAAGAAGAAGAACCTCGTCCTGCCCTCCGACCAGGGCGACACGCTCGAGGTCGGTCCGACGGTCATCCAGGGCGAGGAGATCAGCGGCGCCAGCGCCGTGCAGCGCGACCAGAGCGTCGAGTGGGTGGTGGCCATCGACTTCAACGGCCCCGGCGGGCGCACCTGGGCCGACATCACCGGCAAGGCCGCCTGCAACCCGGCCGGCGACCCCAAGCGCCGCATCGCGATCGTGCTCGACGGCGAGATCATCTCCTCGCCAGAGGTCAACACCGACGTCGGTTGCGACGTCGGCATCCGCGGCGGCTCCACCGACATCACCGGCAACTTCACCTCCACCGAGGCCAAGGACCTGGCCGCGCTGATCGAGGGCGGCGCGCTGCCCCTCGAGCTCAAGGCGATCTCCGACCGCCTCGTCGGACCGTCCCTCGGTGCCGCGGCGATCGACGCCTCGATCGAGGCCGGCATCATCGGCATCGCGCTGACCGGCCTGTTCATCATCTTCGTCTACCGGCTCGTCGGCTTCGCCGCGACGCTCGCGCTCGCGTCGTACGCCCTGCTCGCCTACGCCATGCTCGTCGGGCTCGGCTCGACGCTCACGCTGCCCGGCCTCGCAGGATTCGTGCTCGCCATCGGCATGGCGATCGACGCCAACGTGCTCGTCTTCGAGAGAGCCAGGGAGGAGTACCAGGCCTATCCCTCGGCAGGGCTCAGGCGGGCGCTCCAGGTGGGCTTCAACAAGGCGTGGAGCGCGATCATCGACTCCAACATCACCACGCTCCTCGCCGCCGGCCTGCTGTTCTTCCTCGGCTCCGGCCCGATCAAGGGCTTCGGTGTCACGCTCTCGATCGGTGTCATCGCCTCGATGGTCTCGGCGCTGATCATCGCCCGGGTGCTGTGCGACGTCGCCGTCTCCAACAAGGCCGTCGGGCGTCACCCGGCCGTCAGCGGGCTGGGCTCGGTCGGCAAGGTCCGCGAGTGGCTGGACCGCAAGAACCCCCAGCTGATGAAGCGCCGCAACACCTGGCTCGGCATCTCCGCGGCCGCGCTCGTGCTCGCCGTCACCGGCATCGTCACCCAGGGGCTCAACCTCGGCGTCGAGTTCACCGGCGGCCGACAGCTCGACTACTCGGTCAGCAAGGATCTCACGGTCGACCAGGCGCGCGAGGCCGTCGCCGAGGCCGGCTTCCCCGAGGCCGTCGTCCAGTCCGCCGACACGGCCGACTTCACCGTCCGCACCGGCGCGATCTCCAACGCCGAGGAGCAGCGGATCGAGGCCGAGCTCGCGAAGGTCGGCGGCACGGTCGACAAGGTCGACGATCAGCAGATCGGCGCCTCGCTCGGTGAGCAGCTGCGCAACAACGCGCTCATCGCCTTCGGCGTCGCGTTCCTCGCCCAGCTGCTCTACCTCGCCATCCGCTTCAAGTGGACCTTCGGCGTCGCGGCGGTGCTCGCGATGGCCCACGACGTGATCCTCGTGGTCGGGCTCTTCGCGTGGCTCCAGAAGCCCATCGACGGCATCTTCCTGGCGGCGGCGATGACCATCGTGGGTCTGTCCGTCAACGACACCGTCGTCGTCTTCGACCGCATCCGAGAACGGTGGTGGGGCTCCAAGCCCGACGACAAGTTCATCGACATCTCCAACAAGGCGGCCGTCGAGACGATCCCCCGCACGGTCAACACGGGCCTCGGCTCGATGTTCATCCTGGCCGCGCTCGTCTTCCTCGGCGGCGACTCGCTGCAGGACTTCGCGATCGCGCTGCTCGTCGGCCTCGTCGTCGGCACCTTCTCCTCCGTCGTGGTCGCCACCCCGCTGCTGACCTACTTCAACGAGAAGTGGCCCATGAGCCGGGTGAAGAAGGAGAAGGTCGAGCGGGCCCGCGAGGACTCCGGCGCGGTCGTCTGA